From the Chryseobacterium sp. G0201 genome, the window TAAGAATTTAGATATTTAGAAAAAATAATGTCAGGATTTTGAAATTGTTCCGACTATACTTTTGAAAATAACAAAGTATTAATTCAAAATCTTAAAAAAATGGACGGAACATCATCAATCAACAAAGAATTACCAACGTACAAAACAGGTTATTATATTTCGCTTTTCGGGACAGCTCTTATTTTGCTTTGGATCGGAATTTTCAAATTTACCCCCACCGAAGCTGCGGGAATAAAAAACCTTGTAGAAAACCACTTCCTTACTTTTTACGTATATGATATCATGAGCGTTCAGGCAGTGTCAAATGCTATCGGAGCGATAGAAATTATCATTGCATTGCTACTCATATTTAGTGCGAAATTTGCATACTTACGAAGGTATGCAGCGATAGGAATGATCGTGACT encodes:
- a CDS encoding DUF417 family protein, which encodes MDGTSSINKELPTYKTGYYISLFGTALILLWIGIFKFTPTEAAGIKNLVENHFLTFYVYDIMSVQAVSNAIGAIEIIIALLLIFSAKFAYLRRYAAIGMIVTFLTTLSYLFTTPGIWKVVDGIPVTDFFILKDLMFLGFGLMILQNDKK